One Brassica oleracea var. oleracea cultivar TO1000 chromosome C7, BOL, whole genome shotgun sequence genomic window carries:
- the LOC106302106 gene encoding pentatricopeptide repeat-containing protein At1g08070, chloroplastic-like yields the protein MQNAAAVVPPSSVHHYHHHHLLSLFRCSETIEEAKKLHCLSLKTGTFDHPPVSSRLLSLYTARPINDLIYARSVFDRIQSPSLPLWNMMIKCYVENHRSHEAICLFSHLLSEFSPDNFTLPCVLKGCSRLCAVEEGKQIHGVSVKLGLTLDKFVQSSLASLYSKCGMLDCARKVFDKMGERDLVTWNSLIDGYARSGHVEIAMKLFDEIPDRDSYSWTALLHGFSKSGKVEAARDVFDKMPTKNLVSWNAMINGYMRSGDFGSACDLFNIMPERNLITWNTVIAGYEVNGRVEEALSMFVRMLEEEDDLKPNNATYTSLISAVAASAILSTAKWVHSYMVKNGIGSDGVMGTLLIEMYSKCGSIESALTTFRSIHRKKLGHWNSVIVGLGMHGMADEASELFKQMQESGIKPNAVTFVGLLNACSHVGYVDEARFYFDLMVKEYKVEHKIEHYGCLVDALCRTGNLQDAKTIIQKMPMRPNKVIWMSLLRGARNYVDIEMGEYAAHQLIDLAPESHVPLSNMYAAAGKWEKVSEVRETMKKKGIKKEAGWSLIERKGVIHRFFVGDRSHPQIEEIYAKLKEMREKLKAVGHIADTRQVLLRIEDEKEKEVELELHSERLAIAYALTNNSNSPIRVLKNLTVCNDCHSVTKLLSRIYQREIIVRDNSRFHHFRAGYCSCNDFW from the coding sequence ATGCAGAATGCAGCAGCGGTGGTGCCGCCATCCTCCGTCCACCACTACCACCACCATCACCTGTTATCCCTCTTCAGATGCTCAGAAACAATAGAAGAAGCTAAGAAGCTTCACTGTTTATCTCTTAAAACCGGAACTTTCGATCACCCTCCCGTCTCTTCCCGCCTTCTCTCGCTCTACACTGCCCGACCTATCAACGACCTAATCTACGCTCGCTCCGTTTTCGATAGGATCCAAAGCCCTTCTCTTCCCTTATGGAACATGATGATCAAATGCTATGTCGAAAACCATCGCTCCCACGAAGCAATCTGTTTATTCTCTCATCTTCTCAGTGAATTCTCGCCGGATAACTTTACACTGCCTTGCGTTTTAAAGGGCTGTTCTCGTTTGTGTGCGGTTGAAGAAGGAAAGCAAATTCATGGAGTTTCGGTGAAGCTTGGTCTCACCTTGGATAAGTTCGTTCAGAGCAGTTTAGCGAGTCTCTACTCCAAATGCGGAATGCTTGATTGTGCACGCAAGGTGTTTGACAAAATGGGTGAGAGAGATTTGGTTACCTGGAACTCTTTGATTGATGGTTATGCTCGTAGCGGCCATGTTGAAATTGCAATGAAGCTGTTCGATGAAATTCCCGACAGAGATTCGTATTCCTGGACTGCCTTGCTTCACGGGTTCTCAAAATCAGGGAAAGTCGAGGCTGCTAGAGATGTATTTGATAAGATGCCAACAAAGAACTTGGTTTCTTGGAACGCGATGATCAACGGGTATATGAGATCAGGGGATTTTGGATCAGCTTGTGACCTGTTTAACATCATGCCTGAGAGGAATTTGATCACGTGGAACACAGTTATTGCAGGATACGAGGTAAATGGTCGGGTTGAAGAAGCTTTGAGTATGTTTGTCAGAATGTTAGAAGAGGAAGATGATCTGAAGCCTAACAATGCAACATATACAAGTCTGATCTCTGCTGTGGCTGCATCCGCTATTCTTAGCACAGCAAAATGGGTTCATTCTTACATGGTCAAGAATGGGATTGGATCCGATGGTGTGATGGGAACTTTACTGATTGAAATGTACTCCAAGTGTGGAAGCATCGAGAGTGCTTTAACGACATTTAGATCAATACATAGAAAGAAGTTGGGTCATTGGAACTCGGTTATTGTAGGACTAGGGATGCACGGGATGGCGGATGAAGCATCAGAACTATTCAAACAGATGCAAGAAAGTGGCATCAAGCCCAACGCAGTGACCTTTGTAGGGTTGTTGAACGCTTGTAGTCACGTTGGATATGTAGATGAAGCTCGTTTCTACTTTGATTTGATGGTAAAAGAGTATAAAGTTGAGCATAAAATTGAGCATTACGGTTGCCTAGTTGATGCGTTATGCAGGACTGGGAATCTCCAAGATGCGAAAACTATTATTCAAAAAATGCCAATGAGACCAAACAAAGTAATCTGGATGAGCCTTTTACGCGGAGCCAGGAACTATGTAGATATAGAGATGGGTGAGTACGCAGCGCATCAGTTAATAGATTTAGCTCCAGAGTCCCATGTTCCTCTGTCGAATATGTATGCAGCTGCGGGAAAATGGGAGAAAGTTTCGGAAGTCAGAGAGACTATGAAGAAGAAAGGAATCAAGAAGGAAGCAGGATGGAGTTTGATTGAGCGAAAAGGTGTGATTCACAGATTTTTTGTAGGAGACAGATCGCATCCACAAATAGAGGAAATATATGCAAAGTTAAAGGAGATGAGGGAGAAGCTGAAAGCGGTGGGACACATCGCGGATACTAGACAGGTCCTGTTGCGGATAGAAGACGAGAAAGAGAAAGAGGTTGAACTGGAGTTGCATAGTGAGAGATTGGCTATAGCTTACGCTCTAACCAACAACAGCAACAGTCCAATAAGGGTTCTGAAAAACCTCACGGTATGTAATGATTGTCATTCTGTAACTAAGTTGCTATCTCGTATCTATCAACGAGAGATCATTGTGAGAGACAATAGTAGATTCCATCACTTCAGAGCCGGATATTGTTCATGCAATGACTTCTGGTGA